The DNA window GCGTAATAGTGTTATATATTGCACTACTGAAAGTCCCGTATCATCTTTAAAAATCTTAGAGAAGTAGGACTCACTTAAATGAATATGTTCCGAAATCCTTCTGAGCGACACTCGTTTGCTCAGATTTTTTTCTATATATAACATAGCCTTTCGAATTTCTGGACGATTAATAGGTCGTTCAGACTCCACAAAGTCTGGCAATTGTTCATAAGGCATCTCTTCTGCTATGGCATCGTTAAATGGGAAGTAGTGTTCAACCAAAATCCGTAAAACCTTTGTAGCACTGTAAATTTGTTCGGCTGTCAAAACTGGTAAGGTCCGATATAAGGCACGAAGTTTGGTGTCATCATGCCAATCGGTTTGGGTAGGAAGAATAGGTTTGATCGTCGTATCTTCTGTTTTTGTTTGACCTGCCATAATAAATCCTAAAATGGCTCCATCTTTCATAACCGGAACAGAGAAATCGATGAGGCCCATGTGACAGCGATACGGGCAGGATGATAGTTCTTTTGTAGCATCTAGTCCACCATATAGGTCGCATTGATTGCAGCGCTTGGCGTAGGCTGGATTGCGCCTTACGACCTTACAAAATGGAGAAAAGTTATATTCTTGAGATAACACTTTTCCACGATTATTAACAAAAATAGCAGCAATCTTTGTTATGTTTGTGAAATCGCGCATGATTTCATTGATAAGCTTAGTATCTTCATTCGTACTAATCATGGTAAAACCTCCAATCACAAATGTGTTAAGAGGGCTAGTAAGCACACCGCTAAATAGCTCTACTTGCTCTCTATCTAAAGGGTAGGCTCTAAACCTGAGAAAAGAGAAAAGTGACATACCACCTAAAATTCATATACCTATAAAATTACGTTATTTCTTGCTTCTATATGTATAAGTATAACAGGATTGTCGTATTTTTGTAATAGAAAAATCGCATTTTACGAATATACATAAAAAAGTTGCATTTAATAATTTTTATAATAAAGGTAGATAAAAGCCTTATAGTACATGTATTTAGAAAGGATTGAGTCCGATGGGTTGTGACTGAATAGCAAGGCATGCTCTATAGTAATATATGGTGTACAGAATTTAGGGTTGCATACATATGAATGATTAAAGAAATGATAAAAAATATAAATTGGTATACCGCAACATAGTTTTCTGTACATAGATACTTTGATACTTTCATTATACGTATGGAGGGTATTATGGCGACAACATGTGGATTAACTGAATTTGTAGGGACTAGTAAAACAGGTGATACTATTGGTCTCGTAATTGCTAACGTAGATCAACAAGTATTAGATGCGATGAAACTAAAGAAAAAATATCGTTCCATCGGTATTTTAGGTGCTC is part of the Veillonella sp. genome and encodes:
- a CDS encoding PocR ligand-binding domain-containing protein; protein product: MISTNEDTKLINEIMRDFTNITKIAAIFVNNRGKVLSQEYNFSPFCKVVRRNPAYAKRCNQCDLYGGLDATKELSSCPYRCHMGLIDFSVPVMKDGAILGFIMAGQTKTEDTTIKPILPTQTDWHDDTKLRALYRTLPVLTAEQIYSATKVLRILVEHYFPFNDAIAEEMPYEQLPDFVESERPINRPEIRKAMLYIEKNLSKRVSLRRISEHIHLSESYFSKIFKDDTGLSVVQYITLLRIQEAKKLLVYSQLTVNQISKTLGYNRTSYFCKIFKMATTETPHSYRKKYAKPIDA